Proteins from a genomic interval of Bos mutus isolate GX-2022 chromosome 26, NWIPB_WYAK_1.1, whole genome shotgun sequence:
- the CYP17A1 gene encoding steroid 17-alpha-hydroxylase/17,20 lyase isoform X1 — MWLLLAVFLLTLAYLFWPKTKHSGAKYPRSLPSLPLVGSLPFLPRRGQQHKNFFKLQEKYGPIYSFRLGSKTTVMIGHHQLAREVLLKKGKEFSGRPKVATLDILSDNQKGIAFADHGAHWQLHRKLALNAFALFKDGNLKLEKIINQEANVLCDFLATQHGEAIDLSEPLSLAVTNIISFICFNFSFKNEDPALKAIQNVNDGILEVLSKEVLLDIFPVLKIFPSKAMEKMKGCVQTRNELLNEILEKCQENFSSDSITNLLHILIQAKVNADNNNAGPDQDSKLLSNRHMLATIGDIFGAGVETTTSVIKWIVAYLLHHPSLKKRIQDDIDQIIGFNRTPTISDRNRLVLLEATIREVLRIRPVAPTLIPHKAVIDSSIGDLTIDKGTDVVVNLWALHHNEKEWQHPDLFMPERFLDPTGTQLISPSLSYLPFGAGPRSCVGEMLARQELFLFMSRLLQRFNLEIPDDGKLPSLEGHASLVLQIKPFKVKIEVRQAWKEAQAEGSTP; from the exons ATGTGGCTGCTCCTGGCTGTCTTTCTGCTCACCCTCGCCTATTTATTTTGGCCCAAGACCAAGCACTCTGGTGCCAAGTACCCCAGGAGCCTCCCATCCCTGCCCCTGGTGGGCAGCCTGCCGTTCCTCCCCAGACGTGGCCAGCAGCACAAGAACTTCTTCAAGCTGCAGGAAAAATATGGCCCCATCTATTCCTTTCGTTTGGGTTCCAAGACTACTGTGATGATTGGACACCACCAGTTGGCCAGGGAGGTGCTTCTCAAGAAGGGCAAGGAATTCTCTGGGCGTCCCAAAGTG GCCACTCTAGACATCCTGTCAGACAACCAAAAGGGCATTGCCTTTGCCGACCATGGTGCCCACTGGCAGCTGCATCGGAAGCTGGCACTGAATGCCTTTGCCCTGTTCAAGGATGGCAACCTGAAGTTAGAGAAGATCA ttAATCAGGAAGCCAATGTGCTCTGTGATTTCCTGGCCACCCAGCATGGAGAGGCCATAGATCTGTCCGAGCCTCTCTCTCTGGCGGTGACCAACATAATCAGCTTTATCTGCTTCAACTTCTCCTTCAAGAATGAGGATCCTGCCCTGAAGGCCATACAAAATGTCAATGATGGCATCCTGGAGGTTCTGAGCAAGGAAGTTCTGTTAGACATATTCCCTGTGCTGAAG ATTTTCCCCAGCAAAGCCATGGAAAAGATGAAGGGTTGTGTTCAAACGCGAAATGAATTGCTGAATGAAATCCTTGAAAAATGTCAG GAGAACTTCAGCAGTGATTCCATCACTAACTTGCTGCACATACTGATCCAAGCCAAGGTGAATGCAGACAATAACAATGCTGGCCCAGACCAGGATTCAAAGCTGCTTTCAAATAGACACATGCTCGCTACTATAGGGGACATCTTCGGGGCTGGTGTGGAGACCACCACGTCTGTGATAAAGTGGATCGTGGCCTACTTGCTACACCATCCTTCG TTGAAGAAGAGGATCCAGGATGACATTGACCAGATTATAGGTTTCAATCGCACCCCAACCATCAGTGACCGGAACCGCCTTGTCCTGCTGGAGGCGACCATCAGAGAAGTGCTCCGAATCCGGCCTGTGGCCCCTACGCTGATCCCCCACAAGGCTGTCATTGACTCCAG CATTGGCGACCTTACCATTGACAAAGGCACAGACGTTGTGGTCAACCTGTGGGCACTGCATCACAATGAGAAGGAGTGGCAGCATCCCGACCTGTTCATGCCCG AGCGCTTCTTGGACCCCACGGGGACGCAACTCATCTCGCCATCATTAAGCTACTTGCCCTTTGGAGCAGGACCCCGCTCCTGCGTAGGTGAGATGCTAGCCCGCCAGGAGCTCTTCCTCTTCATGTCCCGGCTGCTGCAGAGGTTCAACCTGGAGATCCCGGATGATGGGAAGCTACCCTCTCTGGAGGGCCATGCCAGTCTCGTCTTGCAGATCAAACCTTTCAAGGTGAAGATCGAGGTGCGCCAGGCCTGGAAGGAAGCCCAGGCTGAGGGTAGCACCCCATGA
- the CYP17A1 gene encoding steroid 17-alpha-hydroxylase/17,20 lyase isoform X2, giving the protein MWLLLAVFLLTLAYLFWPKTKHSGAKYPRSLPSLPLVGSLPFLPRRGQQHKNFFKLQEKYGPIYSFRLGSKTTVMIGHHQLAREVLLKKGKEFSGRPKVATLDILSDNQKGIAFADHGAHWQLHRKLALNAFALFKDGNLKLEKIINQEANVLCDFLATQHGEAIDLSEPLSLAVTNIISFICFNFSFKNEDPALKAIQNVNDGILEVLSKEVLLDIFPVLKENFSSDSITNLLHILIQAKVNADNNNAGPDQDSKLLSNRHMLATIGDIFGAGVETTTSVIKWIVAYLLHHPSLKKRIQDDIDQIIGFNRTPTISDRNRLVLLEATIREVLRIRPVAPTLIPHKAVIDSSIGDLTIDKGTDVVVNLWALHHNEKEWQHPDLFMPERFLDPTGTQLISPSLSYLPFGAGPRSCVGEMLARQELFLFMSRLLQRFNLEIPDDGKLPSLEGHASLVLQIKPFKVKIEVRQAWKEAQAEGSTP; this is encoded by the exons ATGTGGCTGCTCCTGGCTGTCTTTCTGCTCACCCTCGCCTATTTATTTTGGCCCAAGACCAAGCACTCTGGTGCCAAGTACCCCAGGAGCCTCCCATCCCTGCCCCTGGTGGGCAGCCTGCCGTTCCTCCCCAGACGTGGCCAGCAGCACAAGAACTTCTTCAAGCTGCAGGAAAAATATGGCCCCATCTATTCCTTTCGTTTGGGTTCCAAGACTACTGTGATGATTGGACACCACCAGTTGGCCAGGGAGGTGCTTCTCAAGAAGGGCAAGGAATTCTCTGGGCGTCCCAAAGTG GCCACTCTAGACATCCTGTCAGACAACCAAAAGGGCATTGCCTTTGCCGACCATGGTGCCCACTGGCAGCTGCATCGGAAGCTGGCACTGAATGCCTTTGCCCTGTTCAAGGATGGCAACCTGAAGTTAGAGAAGATCA ttAATCAGGAAGCCAATGTGCTCTGTGATTTCCTGGCCACCCAGCATGGAGAGGCCATAGATCTGTCCGAGCCTCTCTCTCTGGCGGTGACCAACATAATCAGCTTTATCTGCTTCAACTTCTCCTTCAAGAATGAGGATCCTGCCCTGAAGGCCATACAAAATGTCAATGATGGCATCCTGGAGGTTCTGAGCAAGGAAGTTCTGTTAGACATATTCCCTGTGCTGAAG GAGAACTTCAGCAGTGATTCCATCACTAACTTGCTGCACATACTGATCCAAGCCAAGGTGAATGCAGACAATAACAATGCTGGCCCAGACCAGGATTCAAAGCTGCTTTCAAATAGACACATGCTCGCTACTATAGGGGACATCTTCGGGGCTGGTGTGGAGACCACCACGTCTGTGATAAAGTGGATCGTGGCCTACTTGCTACACCATCCTTCG TTGAAGAAGAGGATCCAGGATGACATTGACCAGATTATAGGTTTCAATCGCACCCCAACCATCAGTGACCGGAACCGCCTTGTCCTGCTGGAGGCGACCATCAGAGAAGTGCTCCGAATCCGGCCTGTGGCCCCTACGCTGATCCCCCACAAGGCTGTCATTGACTCCAG CATTGGCGACCTTACCATTGACAAAGGCACAGACGTTGTGGTCAACCTGTGGGCACTGCATCACAATGAGAAGGAGTGGCAGCATCCCGACCTGTTCATGCCCG AGCGCTTCTTGGACCCCACGGGGACGCAACTCATCTCGCCATCATTAAGCTACTTGCCCTTTGGAGCAGGACCCCGCTCCTGCGTAGGTGAGATGCTAGCCCGCCAGGAGCTCTTCCTCTTCATGTCCCGGCTGCTGCAGAGGTTCAACCTGGAGATCCCGGATGATGGGAAGCTACCCTCTCTGGAGGGCCATGCCAGTCTCGTCTTGCAGATCAAACCTTTCAAGGTGAAGATCGAGGTGCGCCAGGCCTGGAAGGAAGCCCAGGCTGAGGGTAGCACCCCATGA